Within Palaemon carinicauda isolate YSFRI2023 chromosome 14, ASM3689809v2, whole genome shotgun sequence, the genomic segment agagagagagagagagatcttgttctGAGAAGATAGAGTAAATGAACCGGGTAAGATaaagaataaatggagagagagagagagagagagagagagagagagagagagagagagagagagagagagagagagagagagagagagagagagaggaggggggaatgaTCTTGTTCTGAGAAGATACAGATTAAATGAACCcggtaagataaaaaataaatgaacccggtaagataaaaaataaatgaacccGGTAAGATAAAGACATTTTGAACCCAGTAAGATATAGAGAGAATAAACCCGTTAAGATAAAGACAGAAGAAACCCAGTTTTAAAGACAGAAGGAACCCGGTAAGATAAAGACAGATTGAACCCAGTAAGATATAGACAGAATGAACCCGGTAAGATATAGACAGAATGAGCCCCTTAAGATAAAGACATAAGAAACCCAGTTTTAAAGACGGAAGGAACCCGGTAAGATAAAGACAGAAAGAACCCGGTAAGATAAAGACATATTGAACCCAGTAAGCTATAGAGAGAATAAACCCGTTAAGATAAAGACAGAAGAAACCCAGTTTTAAAGACAGAAGGAACCCGGTAAGATATAGACAGAATGAACCCGGTAAGATATAGACAGAATGAACCCGGTAAGATATAGACAGAATGAACCCCTTAAGATAAAGACCTAAGAAACCCACTTTTAAAGACGGAAGGAACCCGGTAAGATAAAGACAGAATGAATCTGATAAAATAAAGACAGAATGAATCCGGTAGGATTATGACAGAATTTAACCCAATAAGATAAAGAAAGAATGAACCAGTTAAGATAAAGACAGAATGAACCCTATAAGACAAAGACGGAATGAATCTGATAAATAAAGACAGAATTTATGACAGAATGAACCCAATATGATAAAGAAAGAATGGACCAGTTAAGATAAAGAAAGACTGAAGACAGATAAAAAAATGaacccaatgataataataatgatcttgttCTGAGAAGATTTAATGAACCCGATAAGATAAAGGCAACGAAACCAATGAGATAAAGACACAAGGAATCCGGTAAGATAAAGCCAGAATGAACCCTGGATAAGATAAAGACAGGATGTATCCGATAAGATAAGGACAGAATGAACTCGATGAAATAATGACAGAAAGAACccaataaaataaagaaagaatgaacTCTATAAGATAGACAGAACGAACCCAGATAAGATAAAGAATGAACATAGaaagataaagaaagaatgaaCCCAAGTGCTGTATAGAGTGTCTCAGTTCCTCCATTGTAGTGTAATGTCATTTCGAGTCCTCTTTTCTCGGTGTCTCTATACTTTTGCGAGCGTCGCAAATTACATTTGTGTCCCCTTTCCCTCTTCTTGTCGTTATTTTGGCAAGATGAAACACCAGTGAACTCCATCCTTCCCCCCCTCTCCCCATCCTGGCCTGTGTGTCTCCTATTGCCTTTCAGGAGATAAAATCTTCATCATTGCTGTTCGAGTATTGTCGTTTGTCATAAAGTTATTCTCCCTGTTACTGGCTTGTCTTCGCGTTCTGTAGCTTTACTTCTCTTAGTAATCTGAAACTGGAACTTAGCTTAAACAGCTGGAATTGGAAATTGAGCCTAATCAGCTGAAAATGAAAAATGATCTTGGTCAGCTAAAACTGGAACTTGAACTTAATCAGCGGAAACTGGAACAAGAGTTTAATCAGCTGAAACTGGAACTTGAGCTTAATCAGTGGAAACTGGAACAAGAGTTTAATCAGCTGTAACTGGAAAATGATCTTAATCAGCTTAAACTGGAACTTTGGATTAATCAGCTGACACTGGAAGTTTGTCTTAATCAGCTAAAACTGGAAATTGAGCTTAATAAGCTGAAACTGGAACTTGGGCTTAATCAGCTGAAACTGGAACTTGAGCTTAATGAGCGGAAACTGGAAATTGAGCTCAATCAGCTGAAACTAGAATATGACCTTAATCACCTGAAACTGGAACTTGTGCTTAATCAGCTGAAACTGGAACTTGTACTTAATCAGCTGAAACTGGAACTTGTGCTTAATCAGCTGAAACTGGAACTTGTGCTTAATCAGCTGAAACTGGAACTTGTGCTTAATCAGCTGAAACTGGAACTTGTGCTTAATCAGCTGAAACTGGAACTTGTGCTTAATCTGCTGAAAATGGAAGTTGAGCTTAATCAGCTGAAACTGGAAGTTGAGCTTAATCAGCTGAAACTGGAAATTGAGCTCAATTAGCTGAAACTGGAACTTGAGCTTAATCAGCTGAAACTGGAACTTGAGCTTAATCAGCTGGAACTGGAACTTGAGCTTAATCAGATGAAACTGGAAATTGAGTTCAAGGCTTTTGTTGTCTCCTTCCCTTTGTCATCTCTCTGACGTTACCCCTAGTCGTTATTCGCACTCTTTAGGTTCTCCAGGTCAGATGGCtgtactgtgtatgcatatatgattaGTGCTAGACTGGTATCTCCTCTAATGCTGTTACGTCGACAAGTATGTTATTGACTAACAGTAGATTGTGAGGAGGAGGAGGGTCTATATGCTTCTGTAAAAGGAATATGAATTGTATGAAACTATTCTTAGTAGTGGCTTTACTATTCTTAGTAGGGGCTTATATTACCCAAGGAAGATACGAAACTATTTGGTTGTGCCCTTTTTTAACATGTGGCCCAAAAATTCTTAAAACTTGTTATTTTTTTCCGACCTCTAATCTTTAGAGGAATTAAATTCCAGCCTGCATTTGAGAATGTGAGGTGCTGGAATGTGTATTCTGAATGTTGGCCACCGTGGAAACGGACCTTAAAACCATGGTAATGGAATATGAATTTCGCATGTAAATTTATAAGGTCATAAAAGCGGATTAAACAAGTGCGTGGGTTTGCTTGCATAGAACGCACACCAGAATATCCCAGAAATGGGAAAGGTTAGAAGGTAATTATCTGGTCTGTCTTTTCGCTTTTTCTTCAAATTatcttcagattattattattattattattattattattattattattattattattattaaatgctaagctacaaccctagttggaaaagaaggatgctataagcccaggggccccgacagggagaatagcccaagtggggaaaggaaataaagaaaaatgaaatattttaagtatagtaacattaaaataaagatttcctataaaaactataaacactttcaacaaaacaagagaaagagaaactagaaagaagtttgcctagtgtaccctcaagcaagagaactctaacccaagacagtggaaggccatggtacagaggttatggcactacccaagactagagaacaatagtttgattttggagtgtccttctcctagaagagctgcttaccatagctgaagaatctctaatacccttaccaagaggaaagtagcctctgaacaattacagtgcaatagttaaccccttgggtgaagaagaattgtttggcaacctcagtgttgtcaggtgtatgaggacagaggataatttgtaaagaataggccaaactattcggtgtctgtgtaggcaaagggaaaagaaccgtaaccagagagaagggtcctatgtagtactgtctggccagtcaaagtacccccataactctagcggtagattATTGACgtttgatttatatttaaaatttttatttagtttataagcctaaactgtgttattattatttaactggACATGGACAGGGGCgtacaataagaatgacagataatagatggactttaagaataacagaatcggtccttagagattgcaaaagaagcagggaaaggcagagaagacgattgattgacgaactaggaaaatgtgccggtatagactggcatagaaagactatgatcatacgtgagtggaaggacatgtttgaggcctttgtcatgcagtggattagcaacggccgatgatgatgctgataatgataCATTATATATGTTGATAAGGACGATGGTTTAGTTTTGAATTattgtgtagtttatatatatagatgagattctctctctctctctctctctctcctctctctctctctctctctctctctctctctctctctctctctggatgagcaacgaccgatgatgatgatgatgatacattataTATCTTGATAAGGACGATGGTTTAGTTTTGAACTACTGTATAGTTTTGATTATATagatgagattctctctctctctctctctctctctctctctctcctctctctctctctctctctctcctctctctctctctcctctctaacaCACATGGAGGATATGTATGTTAAAAGAATTTCTTGTTTAAGCAGGAAACTGCTGCTATTATTGATATGCAAATGTCGTAACTCGGGCGAACCTTCCGTCTCGTAGAAATGCAGAGTAACGAGAATCCCAATTATGCCCAGAACTTTTATAAAGTATATTATTAACAATTTCCATTTTTATGGTTCATTCTCAGGCTTTGTcttgaagttgagagagagagagagagaggagagagagagagagaggagagagagagagaggagagagagagagagagagagagttacaaggattttagatgtctcagaTTTATTAGTCCATCTGCGaagacctccagagagagagagagaaagatagagagagagaggtttctaagTAGAAGGTATAGTTGGATATATTTTTTGTTCTCTGCAAATATAATTGGAACCAAATATTGTAATATCATTTGCAGTTTCATATTGCTCTCAAGGAGCTTTATGACAAAGTCCTTATTTCCTTCTACAAATACATTACATCTAATGGCGTATAACCTCTGAAATGATGTTTAACAGGTAGACTTCAAATTCTGAAGTGATTCCTTACGGGTGTATTTGCACACATGAGGTATCGCAGCACAGAAAAAGCTTGCATTACTATAATGATGTCGGCACTTGGAAGTTCTGTTGTAGCATTCTTTCGTGTCATTTCACGTATTCTACAGAGGGGCTAAAGTCTAAGTTCGGTCATGAGTATCACTTAAAATTACGATCTTTCGTCgtaaataattttttgtttagttttattcTAATCTTGGGTAAACTTAAACTGAATAATGTTCATGTTTTCCATTGCTTTATAAGTATTCTCATAAGGAATATGCTACCTGCACTGATATTGCTGTGACTATAGAATTACCATGTGATATGGATGTAACTGGATGAACTTgttaccctccgccaacgaagttggaaggaggttatattttaccccctgtttgtgtgtgtgtgtgtgaacagcttcctggccacaattttaatcgtagagtaatgaaacttgccgggattagcTGTTATCTAAAAAtcgggaaatgattaaatttttgaaggtcaaggtcaatgtcacggtcaagcagtGTCcaaaatcagccataagtttggacatcgatgtcacaaagacttcaaaacttgcttaatatttgagtgtatgaaaattcacgccaattaatacatgtaaaggtcaagcaaaaggtcgaaaaataagctgctacggtggaggtctgcgctctactgagtgtccctctagttagatATGTGatgcgagagaaggttgtgactcaaagacaatgtgaaagcaactgagtaaatttataatagaacactctcctttatatacaaaagctcaaagcaacaagaattttcatgtttgaaaacagacactgttacagaggagaatagcaggcatgtttaatctggttcattttagtgcgagggaagagcgaaggtacaagcataatatatacacaaaatgaactatgtacgatagtgtgacacacggttggtacacaaaaATCCATTTTGTGAAATTATATCACCATTTGTATTGGTTGCTGTGATGGCTTATATTTACGGTATTATATCTACTACTGCCATTCTGACTAAATTCATGCTAGCAAAGCTATTGGCTGTATGTTATCAACATTATGGTCGTACTGTAGTTGTTAACCATTTTAAGTACCAACTCCTCTCCTAATTACTTGACACTCAAGCGCTAGCTATTTTAGGAGGAATTTTGCTTAACTCATCTTAGCAGGAAATAAATACTTGATAGGACTTCTTGATGTCTTTCCATTCATATATAATGCCACATATTTCGGGAAATTATCATTTGCCCTTCTCCAAATTGCTTGACATTCAAGCCCTAGCTCCTTTCTTTGGAAATTTTATTAGCACTTCtcagaagaatatatatacagaattggaCGTTTTAATGCCTTT encodes:
- the LOC137653024 gene encoding exodeoxyribonuclease 7 large subunit-like, giving the protein MNPLTLEVCLNQLKLEIELNKLKLELGLNQLKLELELNERKLEIELNQLKLEYDLNHLKLELVLNQLKLELVLNQLKLELVLNQLKLELVLNQLKLELVLNQLKLELVLNQLKLELVLNLLKMEVELNQLKLEVELNQLKLEIELN